TCCGCCCATTATACCACAGCGATGGGCATTTTAGTCCACATTTGCCCACGTGCTAATAAAACTTTCCACATCTAATCTGGAGGTTTTATGGCGAGAGGCACTAGCAATACACATCAGCTCACCAAAAGCCCTCTCCAAATCATCATTAATAAGCAAATAATCATAATCATGCATGCATGTCATTTCGCTGACGGCGTTATTAATGCGTCTTTCTATAACAGAAGCTGTGTCTGTCCCCCTGGCATTAAGGCGTCTTTGCAACTCTATTTGATCAGGCGTTGTGATAAAAACTGAAGTAGTAATGTTCCCAAACTTTTCACGAACAATTTTATGGCCTTGTACATCAATGTCAAAAACGACTACCTTGCCTTCTTTGAGTGCCTTTAAAATAGGTTTCAAGGAAGTGCCGTAGTAGTTATCATGCACTTTTGCCCACTCCAAAAAAGCACCCTCGTCAATCTCTTTTTCAAAGACTTC
The DNA window shown above is from Sulfurospirillum tamanense and carries:
- the gmk gene encoding guanylate kinase, which encodes MKGNILVVSGPSGSGKSSLLRHLLNALEGSYFSISTTTREPREGEVEGVNYHYISKEVFEKEIDEGAFLEWAKVHDNYYGTSLKPILKALKEGKVVVFDIDVQGHKIVREKFGNITTSVFITTPDQIELQRRLNARGTDTASVIERRINNAVSEMTCMHDYDYLLINDDLERAFGELMCIASASRHKTSRLDVESFISTWANVD